GTGGATATTTCTATAAAGAGAAGCAATGAAGAGGACGCAGAATATTTTTTGGAAGAGTATCAGAAAATAGCGCCAAATGACGTCGATTGTCTGGTGTTCCGCTACAAAATTGATAAAATGAAAGGGAAACCATATGAGACGTTAATCGAATCTCTAGAGAAATTAAAGAAAATCGAGTATACAGAAAAATGGGCTTATGAACTCGCTAAGCTCTATTATAAGGCGGATATGGAGAAGGAGTGTATAAACGAATGCTCCGATATTATTCTATGGTTTGGTGAAGGTGTATACGTTGAGAAGGCGAAAATGTTACGGTCCTATTTTTCTGGGGAAGCCGGAAAAGAAAAGCTTATAGAAACGCTAAAACGGAAGGCCCTATATAATGAGAACACCAGGGAGAATATTGGTGAGAGCACAGGTGCGAATATAAGAGAGAGTACATATAAGGATTCTATACAATCTGCGCTTCAAGAGGAGACGCAGTTATCAAAAGAAGCTCCTCTGGAGCAAACTTCGGATAAAACGGATGAACAAATAGAGGATAACATCAATATGCAGAAAATGAATATGGAACAGGCAGAAGATGAGGTAGAAGAAACCCTGTACGGTCTGCTTCGTGAAGAAGAGAATAATCAGCAATAGCCGGATTACTAAGAAAAAGGACAGACAGCTTTCGATAAATGATTATTTATAGGAGCTGTCCGTCCTTTCAGATATGTATTATACCTTGAATTGTAATGTTATCTCATTGGGTAACTTCTGACCGTATTTTGATTTTACATTCGTGGTAACATGTAACAAATAGGATTCGTTTTTCTCATATGGCTCAAGTGGTTCAACTTCAATATACTTATTTACAGAATCGTATCGTATATTGGTTAGTAATGGTGTCTGATTCATAGTAGTTACATACAAATTGCGGTTATTTACTGTAGCGGGATTAAGAGCTGTAGTAAATTTTATTCTCCAAACGAAGTTACCTGTTTTAAATTTTAAATTCTGTTTGACACGGCTTTTACCACTGCCAACAACATTTTCAATTGTTATATAACGAGGTGCCATAGCAGTTATCTCCTCCTTGGATAAAAATTTCGATCCTTCTATCAATATTATAACATAATATGTATAAACTTCAATGAGAAAGGCAATTCCCCGACTAATTTCACAGGTCTTATGTATTTATTGTATTAAAATTGCAAGATATTGTCAATTATAAATGAAATTCCCTATATGATAAAGGAACGGTGTACGAATAGAAATCTTTGAGATACTTAAAATATAAAGTATAATATCAAGATTTATTATCATATAATAAGGGGATGATTAGTATAAAGTACTGAATAATGATATTAATTAATACTAGGGAAAGGATAGAATGGCAAAATTTTAAAAAATAATTTACAAAACAATACTTTATGGTATAATCTAATTGTCTAATGTAAATTTTACAAAATATTAATATCTTTTATATGCATAATTCACAAACTTAAGTTCGATTAAAATGATAATAGAGGTGCGCAATGGAGCAATATATAATAAAGGGTGGAAAGCCGCTGGTTGGAGAAGTTTCAATAAGCGGTTATAAAAATGCGGCTTTGGGAATAATCGCTGCAGCAATTATGACGGATGATACTGTTAAGATAGAGAATGTACCGGACGTTAGAGATATCGTAGTGTTATTACAGGCGATTGAGGATATAGGTGCTAAGGTAGAGAGAATTAATAAGAATACCATTTTAATCAATGCCAGCAACATTCATTCCTTGAATGTTGACTATGAATATGTTAGGAAAATTAGAGCGTCCTATTATCTGGTAGGTGCTTTGCTTGGAAAATATCAAAGTGCACAGGTTGCATTACCTGGCGGATGTAATATTGGAAGTAGACCCTTTGATCAACATATCAAGGGTTTTGAAGCATTAGGCGCTAACGTTAAGATCGAACATGGTTCTATTTGTGCAAAGACAGATAAATTAGTTGGCGGACATATATACTTTGACTGTTCAAGTGTAGGTGCTACCATCAATACCATGCTTGCAGCCTGCTTGGCAGAGGGCACTACGATTCTTGAGAACTCTGCAAAGGAACCACATGTAGTAGATGTAGCTAACTTTTTAAATAGTATGGGTGCCAATATTAAAGGTGCAGGTACGGATATTATTCGTATCAAAGGTGTTCCAAAGCTTCATGGTAGCGAATACTCCATTATTCCAGACCAGATTGAAGCAGGTACTTTTATGTTTGCTGCGGCAGCCACAAAAGGTGATATTCTTATAAAGAATGTTATTCCGAAGCATTTGGAGGCATTTACCGCAAAACTGTTGGAGATTGGCGCAGAGGTTGAAGAATTTGATGATTCTATCCGTGTAAGAGCTACTGGAAGACTGGGCAATTCCCATGTAAAAACCTTGGTATATCCTGGTTTTCTTACCGATATGCAGCCACAGATGACGACCCTGTTAGCAATTTCAAAAGGAACAAGTATCGTAACCGAAAGTATTTTTGAAAATCGGTTTAAGTACGTGGATGAATTATCCCGAATGGGTGCGAATATTAAAGTGGAAAGCAATACGGCAATCATCGATGGTGTTGAAAAGCTTACCGGAGCAATTGTCAGTGCGCCGGATTTAAGAGCGGGTGCAGCGCTTGTCATTGCTGGTTTAATGGCAGAAGGCTTTACCATTGTTGAGAACGTGGAATACATTGAACGAGGATATGAACAGTTTGAATATAAGATGCAGCAATTGGGTGCTGCCATTACAAAATGTGATTCTGAGGATACAAAGGCCTTAAAGAAGTTTAAGCTGAAAGTAAGCTAATATAGGGTATATAAAGCAAATAGTATTGCAATATAATACTGGGGTGTAGATCATAACTCAAGATCTAAGCCCCAGATTTTATTTATAAAAAATGAAGTATAGCATTAATCTATACTTCATTCTATGGTATAAAGTATTTGTTATACAAGAGATACAATGTGTAAATCCTTTTCCTTGGATAAGTCAATAAATTGATCGTCACCAACCTTGACTACCGGTCTGGATAAAGCAGATTTATTAATGAAAATGATTTCGCCGACCATATCATTGTTTAGTCGGACACTGTTGTTCATATAGGTCAGAACAATGCCTTCTAAAAAGGTTATGATATACTTAGGGTCATATTTCGTATATCCCTCTGACTCAAATATGGATACCACATCAAATGGACAGAGAGGACCACGATATACTCTGGAACATGTCATGGCATCATACACATCCGCAATTGCAACTAATTTAGCAAAGGGATCAATCTGCTCGCTATAAAAACCATAGGGATATCCGCTACCATCACACCGCTCATGATGCATGAGTGCGGCATGCTTAATTCTGTTATCAATTCGTTTGCTCTTGAGTAAATTATACCCCCGTATGGTATGAGTTTTAATTAAGGTAAATTCCTCGTCAGTAAGCTTTGCAGGCTTTGTAATGATTTTAGCAGGAATCATCAGCTTACCTAAATCGTGGAGTAACCCGCTCAGAGTGATTGCTTCCAGATCCTCAGGAGTGAAGTTCAGCCATTTGCCAATAATATTACATATTAAAGCCACATTAAGGCTATGAACATAGGTAGTGTCATCGTAATCTCGAATACAATGAAGCATATTGAATACTTCAATATTTGAATCACATTGATATAATATTCGGCTAGTATCTGCAAGAAGCTGATCGGTATCGATTTCCTTCTGGGCTGTTACTATTTGATCCAAAGTATTTTTAAATTCATTAACCGTATTTTTGTATGCCAGATGAAAACGTTGAAATGATTCACTATGTTTGATTTTTTCATAATATGTAGTGTCAACAAGAAATTCGCTGGCATCGGACGGAACGGACATGGTATATACGGTTATTTCAATAATAGAATAAAATTCAAGACGTGTTATTATTTTGTCCGTCAGCTTTGTCTCTTTTGATATAACTAAATGATTGTCTTTGGTGAATACATCCTCGGCTACAATCATACCGGGAACTGCCTGGGAAATAAAAATTTTATTTGTATTCATAATAATCACGCTGCCCGTAAGATAGATACGGTCTCCTTTCGTGTTAACATCAAAAGTGGTGTTCAAGCCGTTAAAATTATGGTTTTATAGATAAAGTATATGAAAATTTTAGAAAAAAGTCAATTAATTTATGGAAAAGGCACGATATTTGTTACTATATTACTATTATTGGAGAGAATAGTCGAAAAGTTTAATTTTTTAGTACTTGACGAATATTGATATTCGGTATATTCTATACTAACAAAGCACATTCAATTTCATATTTTAACATTTCTCTTATTCAGAGTGACGGAGAGTAAAGGCTCTATGAAGTCACGGCAACCCCTGTTATGGAAGGTGCCAACCTGAGCGAGTAATCGAACAATAA
The nucleotide sequence above comes from Variimorphobacter saccharofermentans. Encoded proteins:
- a CDS encoding Ig-like domain-containing protein: MAPRYITIENVVGSGKSRVKQNLKFKTGNFVWRIKFTTALNPATVNNRNLYVTTMNQTPLLTNIRYDSVNKYIEVEPLEPYEKNESYLLHVTTNVKSKYGQKLPNEITLQFKV
- a CDS encoding HD-GYP domain-containing protein; this encodes MNTNKIFISQAVPGMIVAEDVFTKDNHLVISKETKLTDKIITRLEFYSIIEITVYTMSVPSDASEFLVDTTYYEKIKHSESFQRFHLAYKNTVNEFKNTLDQIVTAQKEIDTDQLLADTSRILYQCDSNIEVFNMLHCIRDYDDTTYVHSLNVALICNIIGKWLNFTPEDLEAITLSGLLHDLGKLMIPAKIITKPAKLTDEEFTLIKTHTIRGYNLLKSKRIDNRIKHAALMHHERCDGSGYPYGFYSEQIDPFAKLVAIADVYDAMTCSRVYRGPLCPFDVVSIFESEGYTKYDPKYIITFLEGIVLTYMNNSVRLNNDMVGEIIFINKSALSRPVVKVGDDQFIDLSKEKDLHIVSLV
- a CDS encoding UDP-N-acetylglucosamine 1-carboxyvinyltransferase → MEQYIIKGGKPLVGEVSISGYKNAALGIIAAAIMTDDTVKIENVPDVRDIVVLLQAIEDIGAKVERINKNTILINASNIHSLNVDYEYVRKIRASYYLVGALLGKYQSAQVALPGGCNIGSRPFDQHIKGFEALGANVKIEHGSICAKTDKLVGGHIYFDCSSVGATINTMLAACLAEGTTILENSAKEPHVVDVANFLNSMGANIKGAGTDIIRIKGVPKLHGSEYSIIPDQIEAGTFMFAAAATKGDILIKNVIPKHLEAFTAKLLEIGAEVEEFDDSIRVRATGRLGNSHVKTLVYPGFLTDMQPQMTTLLAISKGTSIVTESIFENRFKYVDELSRMGANIKVESNTAIIDGVEKLTGAIVSAPDLRAGAALVIAGLMAEGFTIVENVEYIERGYEQFEYKMQQLGAAITKCDSEDTKALKKFKLKVS